The following proteins are encoded in a genomic region of Clostridium kluyveri:
- a CDS encoding GGDEF domain-containing protein has product MNRTDELIINLKKLCNLDDLFILQENINNCKYIKIELNYSNYYLYISKNTDCNTLRYIKNIVELFMKEHYENKLYLRELKSINFKLEKAVKYRTREIENKNKLLEQEKCKLNKANFKLTRLNMYLDNMSRIDPLTKLSNRRDLRQKFECEIKKISTRPTSFSLAIGDVDFFKNINDTYGHGCGDEVLKKIACIFKDNLRKEDVISRYGGEEFVIFLPETDLKYALSVIENIRAIIENEIFEYNDKIFHMTMSFGLVNFNHSISFIECIERADSALYEAKVRGRNRVVLI; this is encoded by the coding sequence ATGAATAGAACAGATGAATTAATCATTAATTTAAAAAAATTATGTAATCTAGATGATTTATTTATTTTGCAAGAAAATATTAATAATTGTAAATATATAAAAATTGAACTTAATTATTCAAATTATTACTTATATATTTCGAAAAATACTGATTGCAACACTTTAAGATATATAAAAAATATTGTAGAACTCTTTATGAAAGAACATTATGAAAATAAACTTTATTTAAGAGAATTAAAAAGTATAAACTTTAAATTAGAAAAGGCAGTAAAATATAGGACTAGAGAAATTGAGAATAAAAATAAATTATTGGAACAGGAAAAGTGTAAGCTAAATAAAGCAAATTTTAAATTGACTAGATTAAATATGTATTTAGATAATATGTCTAGAATTGATCCTCTTACTAAATTATCCAACAGAAGAGATTTAAGGCAGAAATTTGAATGTGAAATAAAAAAAATTAGTACAAGGCCTACGTCATTTTCATTGGCTATTGGAGATGTGGATTTTTTTAAAAATATTAATGATACATATGGACATGGATGCGGAGATGAAGTTTTAAAAAAAATAGCATGTATATTTAAAGATAATTTACGTAAAGAGGATGTGATTTCCAGGTATGGAGGAGAAGAATTTGTAATTTTTCTTCCTGAAACAGATTTAAAGTATGCATTATCTGTAATTGAAAATATCAGAGCTATAATTGAGAATGAAATTTTTGAATATAATGACAAAATATTTCACATGACCATGAGTTTTGGACTAGTTAACTTTAATCATAGTATAAGTTTTATAGAGTGCATTGAAAGGGCAGATTCAGCACTTTATGAGGCAAAAGTTAGAGGTAGAAATAGAGTTGTTCTAATATAA
- a CDS encoding APC family permease codes for MLSKLGRLLIGRSLKTTELKSEKFNVLWGLPVLSSDAISSVAYAGEEILWVLIPVLGIMSYKYMFYSALCVVFLMILVTLSYRQTIDAYPQGGGSYIVAKDNLGTVSGLVAGASLTIGYILTVAVSTSAGTAAIISAIPFLSPHRVTITLFFIVIITIGNLRGIRESSKVFGTPTYIFMAVILCMIIVGIFKVKVFGYVPKPVYKIPEVVSNITLLLFIRAFSSGCTALTGIEAVSNGIPSFKEPSQKNARIVLELLAIVVLIIFGGVSYLSTLYHTVPNTEVTVVAQLASQIFGHNIMFYLVQITTTIILIMASNTAFTGLPLLLAFIAKDGFAPRQFAKRGKRLGYSNGIMMLCIISSILVVIFNGETHSLLPLYAVGVFISFTLSQAGMFKRWVKLKNTGWRHKAIINGIGAVVTFATAVILGITKFLQGAWIVFILIPAVVYIMVEINRHYKKVAQQLKLAVNERPKEIDFTKQKRYVIVPIDTLNRSFLKALNYARTISNNIIVFHVSIDDEATARLLSKWHEYDIGIPIVVKKSAYRSVVGPLVKFIESEEYAAGSKDTVTVVLPQFVVTRWWGNILHNQTALFIKTMLLRRRNIAIVTVPYIIFEDNEECLKK; via the coding sequence ATGTTATCTAAATTAGGAAGATTATTAATAGGTAGGAGTCTTAAAACTACAGAACTTAAATCTGAAAAGTTTAATGTGCTTTGGGGACTACCTGTATTATCCAGTGATGCAATATCCTCTGTAGCCTATGCAGGGGAGGAAATACTATGGGTACTTATACCGGTTTTGGGTATAATGTCCTATAAATATATGTTTTATTCAGCACTGTGTGTTGTATTTTTAATGATCTTGGTTACATTGTCTTATAGACAAACTATAGATGCCTATCCCCAAGGAGGAGGTTCTTATATTGTTGCAAAAGATAATCTAGGAACGGTTTCCGGACTTGTGGCAGGGGCATCTTTAACCATTGGATACATACTAACTGTGGCGGTAAGCACATCGGCAGGTACTGCTGCTATAATTTCTGCAATACCCTTCTTATCACCTCATAGGGTTACTATAACTCTATTTTTTATAGTTATTATAACCATAGGAAACCTTAGAGGTATAAGGGAATCATCTAAAGTATTTGGTACTCCAACTTACATATTTATGGCTGTTATTTTGTGCATGATTATAGTTGGAATATTTAAAGTAAAGGTATTTGGCTATGTACCTAAACCGGTATACAAAATACCAGAAGTTGTATCCAATATAACCCTATTATTATTTATAAGGGCCTTTTCGTCAGGATGTACGGCACTTACTGGTATAGAAGCCGTAAGTAATGGCATCCCCAGTTTTAAAGAGCCTTCACAAAAAAATGCCCGTATAGTTCTGGAGCTTTTGGCAATTGTTGTACTTATAATATTTGGAGGGGTATCTTATCTATCCACACTTTATCATACAGTACCTAACACTGAAGTAACAGTAGTTGCCCAACTTGCTTCTCAGATATTTGGCCACAATATTATGTTTTATCTGGTTCAGATAACTACTACTATCATACTTATAATGGCCAGCAACACTGCTTTTACAGGACTGCCATTATTACTGGCTTTTATAGCAAAAGATGGATTTGCACCTAGACAATTTGCCAAAAGAGGAAAGAGACTTGGGTATTCTAATGGAATTATGATGTTATGTATAATATCTTCTATACTTGTTGTTATATTTAATGGGGAAACCCACAGTTTGCTGCCTTTATATGCAGTGGGAGTATTTATATCTTTTACTTTGTCACAGGCAGGAATGTTTAAAAGATGGGTAAAATTAAAAAATACAGGCTGGAGGCATAAAGCGATTATAAATGGTATAGGGGCAGTAGTTACTTTTGCTACAGCTGTCATATTAGGTATAACTAAATTTTTGCAGGGAGCCTGGATTGTTTTTATATTAATACCTGCAGTTGTTTATATTATGGTAGAAATAAATAGACATTACAAAAAGGTAGCTCAGCAGTTAAAGCTTGCGGTAAATGAAAGACCTAAGGAAATAGATTTTACAAAGCAAAAAAGATATGTTATTGTTCCCATAGACACTTTAAATAGGTCGTTTCTGAAGGCTTTAAACTATGCCAGAACAATATCCAATAATATAATAGTTTTCCATGTTTCAATAGATGATGAGGCTACAGCCAGACTTTTATCAAAATGGCATGAATATGATATAGGTATACCTATAGTGGTAAAGAAATCTGCTTATAGAAGTGTAGTGGGACCTTTAGTTAAATTTATAGAATCTGAAGAATATGCAGCAGGTTCTAAAGATACGGTAACAGTGGTACTTCCTCAATTTGTGGTTACTAGGTGGTGGGGAAATATACTACACAATCAGACTGCATTATTTATTAAAACCATGCTGCTTAGAAGAAGAAATATAGCAATAGTTACAGTACCTTATATAATTTTTGAAGATAATGAAGAATGTTTAAAGAAATAA
- a CDS encoding LysE family translocator yields the protein MLLNLFRGILIGLITGMPTGPIGAICLKNTIAFGNTYGLVSGLGSALADSIYAALASLSFIIVEKFILLHGLYFRIIGGIILICFGIYTFIKEKSDNNTCKSAKTESLNNTSLFKAFISTFLMAFANPLTIFSFIAVFTGLHLIHIGRDMSSRILLIVGVFIGSMFWWFILIFMTGKFSNKLNSKNTKFINKILNSIIIFSGIIIFLGAFNTFNIRKPPLLHSKLFQVILNVKYKLTPHRYR from the coding sequence ATGTTACTTAACTTGTTTAGAGGAATACTTATAGGCTTAATAACAGGAATGCCTACAGGTCCTATTGGTGCCATATGTCTTAAAAATACTATAGCCTTTGGAAATACCTATGGCTTGGTATCAGGATTAGGTTCAGCACTGGCAGATAGTATCTATGCAGCACTGGCTTCCTTAAGTTTCATAATAGTGGAAAAATTTATTCTCCTGCACGGATTATATTTTCGTATCATAGGTGGGATTATATTAATTTGTTTTGGTATCTACACTTTTATAAAAGAAAAATCAGATAATAATACCTGCAAATCAGCTAAAACAGAATCATTAAATAATACTTCTTTATTTAAAGCTTTCATATCAACTTTCCTAATGGCATTTGCAAATCCACTTACAATTTTTTCTTTTATAGCTGTATTTACGGGATTGCATTTAATACATATAGGAAGAGACATGTCTAGTAGAATACTTTTGATAGTGGGAGTGTTTATAGGGAGTATGTTTTGGTGGTTTATATTAATTTTTATGACTGGTAAATTCAGTAATAAGCTAAATTCCAAAAATACAAAATTTATAAATAAAATTTTAAATTCTATAATAATATTTTCTGGAATTATAATATTCTTAGGGGCTTTTAATACATTTAATATAAGAAAGCCTCCCCTTTTACATTCAAAGTTATTTCAGGTAATTCTGAACGTAAAATACAAACTGACTCCCCACAGATATAGATAA
- a CDS encoding putative quinol monooxygenase, producing the protein MIKIVAKNMLKKGQKEKFIELAEELIEKSRQEAGCISYGLFEDINDDSILTFIEEWEDGKAIEKHNNTEHFKRIIPLLAELRVGKESNLYKEI; encoded by the coding sequence ATGATAAAAATAGTTGCAAAAAATATGTTAAAAAAAGGTCAGAAAGAAAAATTTATTGAATTGGCAGAAGAATTAATTGAAAAAAGCAGACAGGAAGCAGGCTGTATTTCTTATGGCTTGTTTGAAGATATAAATGATGATTCCATACTTACATTTATAGAAGAATGGGAAGATGGAAAAGCTATTGAAAAACATAATAATACTGAGCATTTTAAAAGAATAATTCCTTTACTTGCAGAACTTCGTGTTGGTAAGGAAAGTAACCTTTATAAAGAAATATAG
- a CDS encoding HAD family hydrolase — translation MIKLIIFDYDGVLVDSFPNIYDIYKVIGSELDVKIPSTIEEFRNIYGYDFHECYNNLGMDSDKQKKAVEIFRKEIITKKPGIFQGIKDVLSWACSRYKLVLVSSNYKEEVMQKLSSYNIDKYFSDVIGHKYGHQELDKSEEFETVINEYNVRKDEVIAIGDRLSDYDSAKKAGIKNVILVEYGWGYDKNKFENNNKLIISKPEQLIDAIKVIDTSYKK, via the coding sequence ATGATTAAATTAATAATTTTTGATTACGATGGTGTATTAGTGGATTCTTTTCCTAACATTTATGACATATATAAAGTTATAGGTAGTGAGTTAGATGTGAAAATACCATCTACAATTGAGGAATTTAGAAATATATATGGTTATGATTTTCATGAGTGTTATAACAATCTTGGCATGGACTCTGATAAACAAAAAAAAGCAGTGGAGATATTTAGAAAAGAGATTATTACCAAAAAACCAGGTATTTTTCAAGGTATAAAAGATGTCTTATCATGGGCATGCAGTCGTTACAAATTGGTATTAGTATCTTCAAATTACAAGGAAGAAGTAATGCAAAAGCTTTCAAGTTATAATATAGATAAATATTTTTCAGATGTCATAGGACATAAGTACGGACATCAGGAGCTGGATAAGTCGGAAGAATTTGAAACTGTAATTAATGAATATAATGTTAGAAAGGATGAAGTTATAGCAATTGGTGATAGATTATCTGATTATGATTCTGCTAAAAAAGCAGGGATAAAAAATGTGATTTTAGTGGAATATGGCTGGGGATATGATAAAAATAAGTTCGAAAATAATAATAAACTTATTATAAGCAAACCAGAACAATTAATCGATGCTATTAAAGTAATTGATACTTCTTATAAAAAATGA
- a CDS encoding MarR family winged helix-turn-helix transcriptional regulator — protein sequence MTEENKGILIVTKMKVILFSFKKSMANRFNPFNLTGTQGMLVGILHRHGQMKISDLSKKIGLSNSTVSGIVDRLETQGLVKRIRSKTDRRVVYISVTEKFKRSFHDNFCEIEKKFEDIIDGVPSNEIDKILEGLDLLEKLINKKK from the coding sequence ATGACAGAAGAGAATAAAGGTATTTTAATAGTGACCAAAATGAAAGTAATTCTATTTTCTTTTAAAAAAAGTATGGCAAATAGGTTTAATCCCTTTAATCTTACAGGAACACAGGGGATGCTTGTTGGCATATTACATAGACATGGACAGATGAAAATAAGTGATTTAAGTAAAAAGATAGGATTGTCTAATAGTACTGTGTCAGGAATTGTAGATAGACTAGAAACACAGGGATTGGTTAAGAGAATTAGAAGCAAGACAGATAGGAGGGTAGTATATATAAGTGTAACTGAAAAATTTAAAAGAAGTTTTCACGATAATTTTTGTGAAATTGAGAAGAAATTTGAAGATATTATAGATGGAGTTCCATCTAATGAAATTGATAAAATACTTGAGGGGTTGGATTTGTTAGAAAAATTGATAAATAAAAAGAAATAA